The Acidobacteriota bacterium genome contains a region encoding:
- a CDS encoding anti-sigma factor has translation MNCKNFEENLSNYLDGLLSKSESSQFAAHALQCRDCRMLMDEIKVALGEVKDEMDVPVELENSLFSIQADLAPLDCSEFEELITDFLDGFVPASTYHKFENHAESCTNCSSLLTEVVYAVAACHSVHSFEEIEVSAELESRLLALLPGKTSSLKTRLANQMAAFAAALMPRNTQSRRWSYATASGLSFAVFTLMLMSFSDDGTLSGVFREIQSKAASLYSQSTELYAQKNDVLAEIKKVRSDLGDMWQTLGGETEFEAANSATAESPKHDLKHSNGTKATNHKNK, from the coding sequence ATGAATTGCAAGAATTTTGAAGAAAACCTGAGTAATTACCTTGATGGGTTGCTATCCAAGAGCGAATCAAGCCAGTTTGCTGCCCACGCCCTGCAATGCCGTGATTGCCGAATGCTGATGGATGAAATCAAAGTGGCGCTCGGCGAAGTCAAGGATGAGATGGACGTTCCCGTAGAATTGGAAAATTCCCTATTTTCCATTCAAGCCGACCTCGCGCCGCTAGATTGTTCGGAATTTGAAGAACTGATTACCGATTTTCTGGATGGCTTTGTCCCTGCATCTACGTACCATAAATTTGAAAACCACGCGGAAAGTTGCACAAATTGTTCGTCGCTCTTAACTGAAGTGGTCTATGCGGTAGCCGCTTGTCATTCGGTTCACAGCTTTGAGGAAATCGAAGTCTCTGCGGAGTTAGAGAGCCGTTTGCTTGCCCTCTTACCCGGTAAAACCAGCTCTCTGAAAACACGTCTGGCAAATCAAATGGCGGCTTTTGCCGCAGCCCTCATGCCGCGCAATACTCAAAGCCGCCGTTGGAGTTATGCAACTGCCTCCGGCTTATCGTTTGCGGTTTTTACCCTGATGCTGATGAGTTTTTCCGATGATGGAACGCTTTCGGGGGTGTTTCGCGAAATCCAATCGAAAGCCGCGAGCCTCTATAGTCAGAGCACCGAACTTTATGCACAAAAGAATGACGTGCTGGCAGAAATTAAAAAGGTTCGTTCCGACCTCGGCGATATGTGGCAAACGCTTGGTGGAGAAACCGAATTTGAAGCGGCTAATTCAGCTACAGCCGAATCACCTAAACATGATTTGAAGCATAGCAACGGCACGAAAGCCACAAACCACAAAAATAAGTGA
- a CDS encoding lysylphosphatidylglycerol synthase transmembrane domain-containing protein, which produces MKLNLKTIASILIGVLFVYWFAYKLNWLEVWLEVRKANWEQLGLALALFIGTYFVRVLRWQTLISPLAKTSLKALFRATVIGFSALFVMGRAAEIIVRPAALSVKEKIRPSATYATVMVERVFDMIMVVVFFSVNLVFFEHTSHDADAMKILGWIKFSGAVFLAASVAGIYGLYAFRKHRESALTALDKKLPWMPVAIKKGLISLLQHIAESLSILHDAREMTIVVSYTVLLWLMVAVAHLLVVRAFGIPYVLVPFTGAVFVMGLSMLGSVVPTPGGATGPFHTATAASLAFMGIDHTKAASVAIILHLVIFAPATFFGMYYLVKEGLSLENLKHIGEQQVEEVEQDAPEFSAAQPPSERSEQQQEHIAAL; this is translated from the coding sequence GTGAAATTAAACCTGAAAACCATAGCCAGCATTCTCATTGGCGTTTTATTTGTTTATTGGTTCGCTTACAAACTCAACTGGTTGGAGGTCTGGCTGGAAGTTCGTAAAGCCAATTGGGAACAACTTGGTTTGGCGCTGGCATTATTTATCGGCACCTATTTCGTGAGGGTGCTGCGCTGGCAGACATTGATTTCACCATTGGCGAAAACCTCTTTGAAGGCATTATTCAGAGCCACGGTTATCGGGTTTTCGGCGCTCTTTGTGATGGGGCGCGCCGCAGAAATTATTGTTCGCCCGGCGGCGCTCTCGGTTAAAGAAAAAATTCGCCCATCGGCAACTTACGCTACGGTTATGGTCGAACGGGTATTCGACATGATTATGGTGGTGGTGTTTTTCTCGGTTAATCTGGTCTTTTTTGAACACACCTCACATGATGCCGATGCCATGAAAATTCTCGGCTGGATTAAATTTTCCGGCGCGGTGTTTTTAGCCGCATCGGTCGCCGGTATCTATGGGCTTTATGCTTTTCGGAAACACCGGGAATCGGCATTGACCGCTTTGGATAAAAAATTACCGTGGATGCCTGTAGCGATTAAAAAAGGTTTAATCAGTCTCCTGCAACACATCGCTGAAAGCCTGAGCATTCTTCACGACGCCAGAGAAATGACCATTGTGGTTTCTTATACCGTGCTTTTGTGGTTGATGGTTGCCGTAGCGCATTTGTTGGTGGTCAGAGCCTTTGGAATTCCCTATGTGCTGGTTCCTTTTACCGGAGCGGTCTTCGTGATGGGGCTTTCGATGCTCGGTTCAGTAGTTCCCACACCGGGCGGCGCAACCGGCCCCTTTCATACGGCGACTGCCGCATCGCTTGCTTTTATGGGCATTGACCACACCAAAGCTGCTTCGGTTGCCATTATTCTCCATCTGGTGATTTTTGCTCCGGCTACTTTTTTTGGTATGTATTACCTTGTCAAAGAAGGATTGTCATTGGAAAATTTGAAGCATATCGGCGAGCAGCAGGTTGAAGAAGTTGAGCAAGATGCGCCTGAATTTTCCGCCGCGCAACCGCCCTCTGAACGGTCAGAGCAACAGCAGGAACATATTGCCGCTCTGTAA
- a CDS encoding transglycosylase SLT domain-containing protein, whose translation MNKAEAVFRAGVVLILATLTIAIIPSGRTFAQNTASIASDPIRSIMDKSELSFRKGEDAFNKGQKEQARQYFDEAVDAIMLSGINLRANPRLDAFYTDLVERIHRYSLPESIRRPIAQPVIAQQPVPNTQPSTNQPGVSVNPNFRQEPAVNIERSAIDDISDVDERELSAITHDGLKIYGKYDFEFTIANPVFQFINFFVSGRGRSTMIAGLQRSGRYRQMVEKVFKEEGVPVDLMWLAQAESVWKPNALSRAAAKGIWQFVPSTGTRFSLMQTAWVDERSHPEKSTRAAARYLRWLHDHFAGDWMLAMAAYNSGENRVDNAIAKCGYADFWELYARNLLPQETRNYVPIILAITIISKNQSRYGFSVKPDPPLNLETTIVTDQTDLRVVADLIGIPYESVQELNPELRKGATPPGQAYQLRLPKGTKGAFEIAYAELTTEQRMRRSVQPATEIARNLETAKPEDVEPKLERSARPERLEKPLENVAKADKAENVKIAKAEKIRVERPTSRVEMKTQVIAYQVKRGDTLASIAGKHGVSVQEVARLNKMSTRGELLRGQTIKIPESIKNSPSAKVKGYEGRYATKNVSKTSARIELKGRNVKSKSINKDAKSGKAKLSKKDLSSKSNKRRR comes from the coding sequence ATGAATAAAGCGGAAGCCGTGTTCCGTGCAGGCGTTGTTTTAATCCTCGCAACCCTCACCATCGCAATCATTCCATCCGGCAGGACATTCGCTCAAAATACCGCATCGATTGCCAGCGACCCTATCCGTTCCATTATGGATAAATCGGAGTTGAGTTTTCGCAAAGGCGAAGATGCCTTCAATAAAGGCCAAAAAGAACAGGCGCGGCAATATTTTGATGAAGCGGTTGATGCCATCATGCTATCGGGCATTAACCTGCGCGCCAATCCCCGCCTTGATGCTTTCTATACGGATTTGGTTGAACGCATCCACCGCTATTCATTACCCGAAAGTATCCGCCGTCCAATCGCGCAGCCGGTTATTGCCCAGCAACCCGTGCCAAACACTCAGCCATCAACCAATCAACCCGGCGTTTCGGTTAATCCCAATTTCCGACAGGAACCCGCCGTCAACATTGAACGCTCGGCAATTGATGACATCTCAGATGTAGACGAACGAGAACTGTCAGCCATCACCCACGACGGGTTAAAAATTTATGGCAAGTATGATTTTGAATTCACCATCGCCAATCCGGTTTTTCAATTTATCAACTTCTTCGTTTCCGGTCGCGGGCGCTCAACCATGATTGCCGGTCTTCAACGTTCCGGGCGTTATCGCCAGATGGTTGAAAAGGTATTTAAAGAAGAAGGCGTTCCGGTTGATTTGATGTGGCTCGCACAAGCCGAATCGGTCTGGAAACCCAATGCCCTGTCACGCGCCGCCGCCAAAGGCATCTGGCAATTTGTGCCAAGCACCGGCACACGCTTTAGCCTGATGCAGACCGCCTGGGTAGATGAACGCTCACACCCGGAAAAATCAACCCGCGCCGCCGCGCGTTATTTACGATGGTTGCATGACCATTTCGCAGGCGATTGGATGCTGGCGATGGCTGCCTATAATTCCGGCGAAAACCGCGTCGATAACGCCATCGCAAAATGCGGCTATGCGGATTTCTGGGAACTTTACGCCCGCAATCTGCTGCCGCAGGAAACCCGCAATTATGTGCCGATTATCTTAGCCATCACCATCATCAGCAAAAATCAAAGCCGCTATGGCTTCAGCGTCAAACCCGATCCGCCACTCAATCTTGAAACCACGATTGTCACTGACCAGACCGATTTACGAGTGGTCGCAGATTTAATCGGGATTCCTTATGAATCGGTTCAGGAGTTAAATCCCGAACTGCGCAAGGGCGCAACCCCGCCAGGGCAAGCCTATCAATTGCGTCTTCCCAAAGGAACCAAAGGCGCTTTTGAAATCGCCTATGCGGAATTGACGACCGAACAGCGCATGCGGCGAAGCGTTCAACCCGCAACTGAAATTGCCAGAAATCTGGAGACCGCAAAGCCTGAAGATGTTGAACCGAAATTGGAAAGAAGCGCCCGACCTGAGCGCCTTGAAAAACCGCTTGAAAATGTGGCAAAAGCCGATAAGGCAGAGAATGTAAAGATTGCCAAAGCGGAAAAAATTCGCGTTGAACGTCCGACCTCGCGGGTTGAGATGAAAACTCAAGTGATTGCTTATCAGGTCAAGCGCGGCGACACGCTCGCGAGCATCGCCGGAAAACATGGCGTTTCGGTTCAGGAAGTGGCTCGTTTAAATAAAATGTCAACTCGCGGTGAATTGCTGCGAGGTCAAACCATTAAAATTCCCGAAAGCATTAAAAATTCACCGAGCGCCAAGGTGAAAGGGTACGAAGGTCGCTATGCCACAAAAAATGTCAGCAA
- the nrdR gene encoding transcriptional regulator NrdR codes for MRCPFCGHLEDKVVDSRESREGDVIRRRRECLKCERRFTSYERVDEIPYMVVKKDGRREPFDRDKVMAGVMKACERRPIPMAKIEALVNSIEKYVQDSKDRERSTEKIGEMIMRRLKELDKVAYVRFASVYLDFKDVTEFMSEIKTLVRGRAK; via the coding sequence ATGAGATGTCCATTTTGCGGTCACCTTGAAGATAAAGTTGTTGATTCACGCGAAAGCCGTGAAGGCGACGTGATTCGCCGTCGGCGTGAATGTTTAAAATGTGAACGGCGATTTACCTCTTACGAGCGCGTCGATGAAATCCCTTACATGGTTGTCAAAAAAGATGGTCGGCGGGAACCTTTCGACCGCGATAAAGTGATGGCGGGAGTAATGAAAGCCTGTGAACGTCGCCCGATTCCGATGGCAAAAATCGAAGCGTTAGTCAATAGCATTGAAAAATACGTTCAGGATTCCAAAGACCGCGAACGCTCGACCGAAAAAATCGGGGAAATGATTATGCGGCGACTCAAAGAACTCGATAAAGTCGCCTATGTGCGTTTCGCTTCCGTTTATCTCGACTTTAAAGACGTCACCGAATTTATGAGCGAAATCAAAACTCTGGTTCGCGGTCGCGCAAAATAG
- the lon gene encoding endopeptidase La, with product MSAIIEPEEIELEPTTEQVQIPDSLPILPLRDIVIFPYMIVPLFVQRERSIRAVEQALGDNRMIILAAQRDLEKEEPLGSDLYNYGTVASIMRMLKMPDGRIRILVQGLSRARVSHFEDKHPYLIAHIKPLPEPEYDTEDLELEALNRSVRSSLEQAMTLGKNISAEVMAIVANLDDPGRLADVSASNLDLKVSDAQSVLEKLNPAERLRRVNELLQREINVLRVQQDINTQAKGEIDRSQREFFLRQQLKAIQTELGEGNEIAEEIAQYRHKAIEAKMPEEVASEVERQIKKLERMHPDAAEAATLRNYLDVMVALPWAKSSEENLDLKRAQKILDEDHYGLEKVKERIIESLAVRKLKDKVKGPILCLVGPPGVGKTSLGRSIARALNRKFQRLSLGGLHDEAEIRGHRRTYIGAMPGRIVQSIQQAGTNNPLIMLDEIDKVGADFRGDPSSALLEVLDPEQNFSFRDNYLGVPFDLSNVMFMTTANMLDTIHPALRDRMELIRLAGYTEEEKMEIARRHIIPKQMEENGISAKHIAINRTALKGIIQQYTREAGLRQFERDIAAICRKVARKVAEGDTQQVKVTDKNLHDFLGAPKAYPDEVLKKDQVGVATGLAWTPAGGDVLFIEALLTAGKGGLLLTGQLGNVMKESAQAALSWAKSKADEFGITQDKFEKFDIHVHVPEGAIPKDGPSAGVTMTTALVSALSGKPIKRSVAMTGEITLRGNVLPVGGVKEKVLAAKRAHVTTIVLPKQNERDLEEIPKELLKEIDFIFVDSLKQVLKTSLA from the coding sequence ATGTCAGCCATCATTGAACCTGAAGAGATAGAACTTGAACCAACCACCGAGCAGGTGCAGATTCCCGATTCATTACCGATTCTGCCGCTCCGGGATATTGTTATTTTTCCCTATATGATTGTGCCGCTGTTCGTGCAACGCGAACGCTCAATCCGCGCCGTCGAACAGGCGCTCGGCGATAATCGCATGATTATACTTGCGGCTCAACGCGACCTCGAAAAAGAAGAACCTTTGGGTAGCGACCTTTATAATTACGGCACCGTCGCCTCGATTATGCGTATGTTGAAAATGCCCGATGGGCGTATACGCATTCTCGTTCAAGGGTTGAGCCGCGCTCGCGTGTCGCATTTTGAAGATAAGCATCCTTACCTCATCGCCCACATCAAACCGTTACCGGAACCCGAATATGATACGGAAGATTTGGAACTCGAAGCCTTGAATCGCAGTGTCCGTTCATCGCTTGAACAGGCGATGACCTTGGGTAAAAACATTTCTGCCGAAGTGATGGCGATTGTCGCCAATCTTGATGACCCGGGTCGCCTCGCTGATGTGTCGGCATCGAATCTCGATTTAAAAGTTTCTGACGCCCAAAGTGTTTTGGAGAAATTAAATCCTGCCGAGCGTTTGCGTCGGGTCAATGAATTGCTGCAACGCGAAATCAATGTGCTCAGGGTTCAACAGGACATCAACACCCAGGCAAAAGGCGAAATTGATCGCTCGCAGCGAGAGTTTTTTTTGCGTCAACAACTCAAAGCCATTCAGACAGAACTCGGCGAAGGCAACGAGATTGCCGAAGAGATTGCCCAGTATCGCCATAAAGCGATTGAAGCGAAGATGCCTGAGGAGGTCGCCAGCGAAGTCGAGCGTCAGATTAAAAAACTGGAGCGCATGCACCCGGATGCTGCGGAAGCCGCGACGCTGCGCAACTACCTTGATGTGATGGTCGCTCTGCCCTGGGCAAAATCATCCGAAGAAAACCTTGATTTAAAACGCGCCCAGAAAATCCTTGACGAAGACCATTATGGTTTGGAAAAGGTCAAGGAACGAATTATCGAATCGCTGGCGGTGCGCAAATTAAAAGATAAAGTCAAGGGGCCGATTCTTTGTCTCGTTGGACCGCCGGGCGTCGGCAAAACCAGTCTGGGGCGTTCAATCGCCCGCGCCCTGAATCGCAAATTCCAACGCTTGAGTCTCGGCGGTCTTCACGATGAGGCGGAAATTCGCGGACATCGCCGCACCTACATCGGTGCCATGCCCGGTCGTATTGTTCAATCCATTCAACAGGCGGGAACCAATAATCCGCTGATTATGCTTGATGAGATTGATAAGGTCGGCGCAGATTTTCGCGGCGACCCGTCCTCGGCGTTGCTCGAAGTTCTCGACCCCGAACAGAATTTTTCATTTCGCGATAACTACCTCGGTGTGCCGTTTGATTTATCGAATGTCATGTTTATGACCACCGCTAATATGCTCGATACGATTCACCCGGCACTGCGCGACCGCATGGAACTCATACGCCTTGCCGGTTACACCGAAGAAGAGAAGATGGAAATCGCCCGCCGCCATATCATTCCAAAACAGATGGAAGAGAATGGCATCTCGGCAAAACACATTGCGATTAATCGAACCGCGCTCAAGGGCATCATTCAACAGTACACACGCGAAGCCGGACTCAGACAATTTGAACGTGACATTGCGGCGATTTGTCGAAAGGTCGCTCGCAAAGTTGCCGAAGGCGATACACAACAAGTAAAGGTTACGGATAAAAACCTCCATGATTTTCTCGGAGCACCGAAAGCTTACCCCGATGAAGTATTAAAGAAAGACCAGGTCGGCGTGGCAACCGGTTTAGCCTGGACGCCCGCAGGCGGCGATGTGTTATTTATCGAAGCCTTACTGACGGCGGGCAAAGGCGGGTTGTTGCTTACGGGACAACTCGGAAATGTGATGAAGGAATCGGCGCAGGCGGCGCTCTCTTGGGCAAAATCGAAAGCTGATGAATTCGGCATCACCCAGGATAAATTTGAAAAGTTCGATATTCATGTACACGTCCCTGAAGGCGCAATCCCCAAAGATGGCCCATCGGCAGGCGTCACCATGACGACCGCGCTGGTTTCGGCGCTATCGGGAAAACCGATTAAACGTTCGGTAGCGATGACCGGCGAAATCACCCTTCGCGGCAACGTCCTGCCGGTTGGCGGAGTTAAAGAAAAAGTGCTTGCCGCCAAACGCGCACACGTCACCACCATCGTGTTGCCAAAACAGAACGAACGCGACCTGGAAGAAATTCCTAAAGAATTGTTGAAAGAGATTGATTTTATCTTCGTCGATTCTTTAAAACAGGTCTTGAAAACTTCCCTGGCTTGA
- a CDS encoding sigma-70 family RNA polymerase sigma factor, producing MGARVALMSNDAEWVQRCIKGDANAWAEVVRQFSRRIYNLAYRFTSSHAGAEDLTQEVFIRVYRSLNQYDPSLGDLSNWLMRLARNLIIDDYRKRQRTPTDGSDDLADHEYHLPSDNDSPQRSLERQERRLQVHEAIKKLSPDLRECVILRDIEELSYQEIVDLLQIPEGTVKSRINRGRIELAKVLRRMKVNPD from the coding sequence ATGGGAGCTAGAGTAGCGTTGATGTCAAATGATGCTGAGTGGGTTCAGCGATGTATCAAGGGCGATGCCAATGCCTGGGCTGAAGTGGTTCGCCAATTCTCACGTCGCATTTACAATCTCGCATACCGATTTACATCAAGCCATGCGGGCGCTGAAGACCTCACTCAGGAGGTTTTCATTCGCGTCTACCGGTCATTGAATCAATATGACCCTTCGCTTGGAGATTTATCCAACTGGTTGATGCGGCTGGCGCGCAATCTCATCATTGATGATTATCGCAAACGACAACGCACTCCAACCGATGGCAGCGACGATTTGGCTGACCACGAATATCACCTCCCATCAGATAACGACAGCCCGCAACGTTCGCTCGAAAGACAAGAGCGCAGACTTCAAGTTCACGAAGCGATTAAGAAACTCTCTCCCGACTTACGCGAGTGTGTCATCCTACGCGATATTGAGGAACTCTCTTATCAAGAGATTGTCGACCTGTTGCAAATTCCCGAAGGCACGGTGAAAAGCCGGATCAATCGCGGACGCATCGAATTGGCAAAGGTGTTGCGTAGAATGAAAGTGAATCCGGATTAA